Proteins found in one Pseudomonas mosselii genomic segment:
- a CDS encoding DUF2786 domain-containing protein, with protein MDKQKILDKVTKLMALANSPGANTNEAAIALRQARSLMAQYNIDADELRASQVLEASIPTGTRRSPADWLHALAGTCAAAFDCSHLSYYHPLKGYCFKFLGKGIGPDLAAYAYSSLVLQLQKARREHVSQQKRCQLKTKRRRGQLFAEGWIGAVAYKVREFAGDLAPEIKAEITAYLTVHHPDLKQSDITPSEAKGHDRSSLYAGIRQGRHAQLHHGVGRTEQPGISHGGAR; from the coding sequence ATGGACAAGCAGAAGATCCTCGACAAAGTCACCAAGCTGATGGCCTTGGCCAACAGCCCAGGGGCAAACACGAACGAGGCAGCAATCGCATTGCGCCAGGCCCGCTCGCTCATGGCCCAGTACAACATCGACGCAGACGAACTGCGGGCCAGCCAAGTTCTTGAAGCAAGCATCCCCACGGGCACACGTCGATCCCCAGCGGATTGGTTGCATGCCCTCGCCGGAACATGTGCAGCCGCATTCGACTGCAGCCACCTCTCTTACTACCACCCATTGAAGGGTTACTGCTTCAAGTTCCTGGGCAAGGGTATCGGTCCGGATCTGGCTGCCTATGCCTACAGCAGCCTCGTCCTGCAGTTACAGAAAGCACGTCGCGAGCATGTCTCGCAGCAGAAACGGTGCCAGCTGAAGACCAAACGACGCCGCGGCCAACTGTTTGCGGAGGGTTGGATTGGAGCAGTGGCCTACAAAGTTCGAGAGTTCGCGGGTGACCTGGCTCCGGAGATCAAGGCTGAGATCACGGCCTACTTGACCGTGCATCACCCTGACTTGAAGCAAAGCGACATCACGCCAAGCGAAGCCAAAGGCCACGATCGTAGCTCTCTGTACGCAGGTATTCGGCAAGGCCGGCATGCTCAGCTCCACCACGGAGTTGGCCGCACCGAACAGCCTGGCATTTCCCACGGGGGTGCCAGATGA
- the yejK gene encoding nucleoid-associated protein YejK — protein sequence MPIRHVIIHQLDKQPDGSPAVLHARDTELPPSDAIVSLQGDLNDSYNAKQGKAWGFFHGESGAYPFSGWLKQYLEEQQDFTSFSRVSVEHLQKLLEEVNLSTGGHVFFSHYQQGLTEYLMIAVLQQVETVSLDGDLNVVASRYLDTSNFSCAARINLSEWRNNPNSKQYISFVKGKNGRKSSDYFRDFIGCQEGVDGPGETRTLLKAFTDYVEKEDLPEESAREKTHALLDYATTQTKLGQPLSLQELSQTLDEDRPQAFYDHIRNSDYGLSPEIPADKRTLNQFRRFTGRAEGLSISFEAHLLGSNVTYDADTGSLTIKNLPTQLTDQLKRRQ from the coding sequence ATGCCGATCCGACACGTAATTATTCACCAGCTCGACAAGCAGCCCGACGGCAGCCCCGCCGTCCTTCATGCCCGTGACACTGAGCTCCCACCGTCCGATGCTATCGTGAGTCTCCAGGGCGACCTGAACGACAGCTACAACGCCAAGCAAGGCAAAGCGTGGGGCTTCTTCCATGGGGAGTCGGGTGCGTACCCATTCAGCGGTTGGCTGAAACAGTACCTGGAGGAGCAGCAAGACTTCACCAGCTTCAGCCGTGTGTCTGTCGAACACCTGCAGAAACTGCTTGAAGAGGTCAACCTGTCCACCGGTGGCCACGTGTTCTTCAGCCATTACCAACAAGGCTTGACTGAGTACTTGATGATCGCTGTCCTCCAGCAGGTCGAAACCGTCAGCCTGGACGGTGATCTTAATGTTGTAGCCTCTCGCTACCTGGACACCAGCAACTTCTCCTGCGCGGCCCGGATCAACCTGAGCGAGTGGCGCAACAACCCTAACTCGAAGCAGTACATTTCCTTCGTTAAAGGCAAAAACGGCAGGAAGAGTTCGGACTACTTCCGCGACTTCATCGGGTGCCAAGAAGGCGTCGACGGGCCAGGTGAAACCCGCACGCTTCTCAAGGCATTCACCGACTACGTCGAGAAAGAGGATCTCCCAGAAGAAAGCGCCCGGGAGAAAACCCACGCGCTGCTCGACTATGCCACCACCCAAACGAAGCTGGGGCAGCCCCTCTCTCTTCAAGAGCTGTCCCAGACTCTCGATGAAGACCGCCCTCAGGCGTTTTACGACCACATCCGCAATAGCGACTACGGCCTATCCCCTGAGATCCCGGCCGATAAGCGCACACTCAACCAGTTCCGCCGTTTCACCGGCCGCGCCGAAGGTCTGTCGATCAGCTTTGAGGCGCACCTGCTCGGTTCCAACGTCACCTACGACGCCGACACCGGCTCGCTGACGATCAAGAACCTGCCCACTCAGCTCACCGACCAACTCAAACGCCGCCAGTAA
- a CDS encoding ParA family protein: MTHPKKAKRAGKVSTKGGTGKSTGSTNLGAFTADAGLRTLLIDLDPVQPSASSYFPLEYTAPGGIFELLSYNETDPAKIISRTSIKNLDVIISNDANNQLNNLILQAPDGRLRLANLMSAFDADYDLILFDTQGARSAMLEMVVLASDIILSPLPPNMLAAREFSRGTIHMMDGLRSYARLGLTIPHINIIINGLDETADAREIHRTVREIFDGNPDYTVLQSIIPDAVIFKKAASQGVPAHRLEYRQPSNRKSPAALNIIRSLAIEAFPEWTDRFEAMTEERVAQIVKEGR, from the coding sequence ATGACACATCCGAAGAAAGCAAAACGAGCAGGTAAGGTTTCCACCAAAGGCGGCACCGGTAAATCCACCGGCTCCACCAATCTGGGGGCATTCACAGCAGACGCTGGGTTGCGCACCCTCCTCATCGATCTGGACCCCGTCCAGCCTTCCGCATCCTCCTATTTCCCCCTGGAGTACACTGCCCCGGGCGGCATTTTCGAGCTGCTGTCGTACAACGAGACCGACCCGGCCAAGATCATCTCCCGCACGTCGATCAAGAATCTCGACGTCATCATTTCGAACGATGCCAACAACCAGCTCAACAACCTCATACTGCAGGCGCCTGATGGCAGACTGCGACTAGCCAACCTGATGTCGGCTTTCGATGCCGATTACGATCTCATCCTCTTTGACACCCAGGGCGCCCGCTCTGCGATGCTGGAGATGGTCGTTCTTGCATCTGATATCATCCTCTCCCCCCTCCCCCCGAACATGTTGGCCGCGCGCGAATTCAGCCGTGGAACCATCCATATGATGGATGGCCTGCGCAGTTACGCTCGTCTCGGCCTCACCATTCCCCACATCAACATCATCATCAACGGCCTGGATGAAACTGCTGACGCGCGCGAGATCCACCGCACCGTCCGTGAAATCTTCGACGGGAACCCAGACTACACCGTCCTGCAATCGATCATTCCAGATGCCGTCATCTTCAAGAAAGCCGCGAGCCAAGGCGTGCCGGCGCATCGGCTTGAATATCGTCAACCTTCGAACCGTAAGTCGCCGGCGGCGCTGAACATCATCCGCAGCTTGGCGATCGAGGCCTTCCCTGAGTGGACGGACCGCTTCGAGGCAATGACCGAAGAGCGTGTAGCCCAAATCGTCAAAGAAGGGCGCTGA
- a CDS encoding Arc family DNA-binding protein, protein MNATNSRTADKFVVRLPNGMREQVAEVARKNHRSMNSEIIDRLEQSLLNGQFEPAQKAQGDGANAEELRSELTRAYRIIDRLLQNAVPTQDDIQEVLHLVRHSPLAHPHVAAVGA, encoded by the coding sequence ATGAACGCAACCAATTCCCGTACCGCTGACAAGTTCGTGGTTCGCCTGCCGAATGGCATGCGTGAACAAGTGGCAGAAGTCGCCCGCAAGAACCATCGTTCCATGAACAGCGAAATCATCGATCGCCTCGAGCAATCGCTACTCAACGGTCAATTTGAGCCGGCGCAGAAAGCCCAGGGCGACGGCGCCAACGCAGAGGAGTTGAGATCCGAGCTGACCCGCGCATACCGGATCATCGATCGCCTGTTGCAAAATGCTGTTCCAACTCAAGACGACATTCAGGAAGTGCTGCACCTGGTTCGCCACTCTCCTCTGGCTCACCCGCACGTTGCTGCGGTAGGAGCTTGA
- a CDS encoding PFL_4669 family integrating conjugative element protein, with amino-acid sequence MADNYQLNIGSLRSQVQLTLHTHHAARIWLGRQKTDDKHSILGLAGFCLKINQIDRGAAQDDPYSDWWMIRIEEKIQEVDDALKAIDSRLDEVMAQLPKALEIGENLSIQPLKLPLFISNPLGFKGVHLLTQYDEVVRRILLAQHVAMIGRRDGEIWIDEGAHLLRSLFGLAQLHRFSGASRDDFAANNARAENAREMYKRYGDIPQDILEGTRRSNFAPPIRRGSADPVEDLDDDLEGEA; translated from the coding sequence ATGGCTGACAACTATCAGCTCAACATCGGCTCCCTCAGGAGCCAGGTCCAGCTGACTCTCCACACCCACCATGCTGCCCGAATCTGGCTGGGCCGCCAGAAGACCGATGACAAACACAGCATCCTCGGGCTGGCGGGCTTCTGCCTCAAGATCAACCAGATCGACCGTGGAGCGGCCCAGGACGACCCATACTCGGACTGGTGGATGATCAGGATCGAAGAGAAGATTCAGGAAGTGGACGATGCCCTGAAGGCCATCGACAGCCGCCTGGATGAAGTGATGGCCCAGTTGCCCAAGGCGCTCGAAATCGGTGAGAACCTCTCCATTCAACCGCTGAAGCTGCCACTCTTCATTTCCAACCCGCTGGGCTTCAAGGGCGTCCATCTACTGACTCAATACGACGAAGTCGTCCGCCGCATCCTGCTGGCTCAGCACGTCGCCATGATCGGCCGCCGCGATGGCGAGATCTGGATCGACGAGGGTGCTCACCTGCTGCGCAGTCTTTTTGGACTGGCCCAGCTCCATCGATTCTCCGGTGCATCGCGTGACGACTTCGCCGCCAACAATGCACGGGCTGAAAACGCGCGCGAGATGTACAAGCGCTACGGCGACATCCCCCAGGACATCCTGGAAGGCACCCGCAGGTCGAACTTTGCCCCGCCCATCCGCCGTGGTTCCGCAGACCCGGTCGAGGATCTGGATGACGATCTCGAAGGCGAGGCCTGA
- a CDS encoding STY4528 family pathogenicity island replication protein, giving the protein MKLTRFPISTLLDSASGQLEAHVQKKRAEDTAPTAAPATPYSGIIFSGNPHETVPRKLLLDNRLTPLERNCWQVFRLLVNEDGITAFPTYDQLRPYLGMNPGKHASRETVAKALTVLRLTRWLSLGRTVRNEINGQVQGNVYLLHDEPVTPAEALEFDKDYMTLLMQSMEHQNKAIKDIAAITWREFTSDPDVGRRLPSRIDTISDRLNAQTWAVETKQNALPAPEFGIRTQQDLAVDGLSSESELSTNSAKQGALPLSSDSELSLKPLSSPSVRIPNSASTYTNTDKSVSKSSVQPRESAGVNWLLALDLLKPEDRVKAREIMGPVPENLREAVINQWKHRCTSGSVAKPLAYLTSLAGKAIRGDFNAEWSPTAPAATPTSSPAASVVARPTQPAVPKPAPTATAMQTANSALTSLQALLDPRRRVEPTDE; this is encoded by the coding sequence ATGAAGCTCACACGGTTCCCGATTTCCACGCTCCTAGATTCGGCCTCGGGGCAACTCGAGGCCCATGTGCAGAAGAAGAGAGCTGAGGACACCGCCCCTACTGCAGCGCCTGCTACACCCTACTCCGGGATAATTTTCAGCGGAAATCCGCATGAAACGGTCCCGCGTAAACTCCTACTCGACAATCGGTTGACCCCCTTGGAACGCAATTGCTGGCAAGTCTTTCGACTGCTGGTCAATGAAGATGGAATCACGGCTTTCCCCACCTATGACCAACTGCGGCCCTACCTCGGCATGAATCCAGGTAAACACGCCTCTAGAGAAACCGTGGCAAAAGCCTTGACGGTGCTCCGTCTGACCCGCTGGTTAAGCCTGGGCCGGACGGTGCGGAATGAGATCAACGGCCAGGTTCAGGGGAACGTCTACCTCCTACACGACGAGCCTGTCACGCCGGCGGAGGCCCTGGAGTTCGACAAGGACTACATGACCTTGCTGATGCAATCCATGGAGCATCAGAACAAAGCGATCAAGGACATCGCGGCAATTACCTGGAGAGAATTCACCAGCGATCCAGACGTTGGGCGACGACTTCCCTCGCGCATTGACACGATTAGCGATCGACTGAACGCCCAGACCTGGGCAGTTGAAACCAAACAAAATGCACTGCCTGCGCCTGAGTTCGGAATCCGAACTCAGCAAGACTTAGCCGTGGATGGACTGAGTTCGGAATCCGAACTCAGTACGAACTCAGCGAAACAGGGGGCCCTCCCCCTCAGTTCGGATTCCGAACTCAGCCTGAAACCACTGAGTTCACCCTCAGTTCGGATTCCGAACTCAGCTAGTACGTATACAAATACAGACAAGTCTGTATCTAAAAGCTCTGTACAACCGCGCGAGAGTGCAGGTGTGAACTGGTTACTTGCCCTAGATCTCCTCAAGCCAGAGGACCGTGTGAAGGCACGTGAGATCATGGGGCCGGTACCGGAGAATCTCCGAGAGGCGGTGATCAACCAGTGGAAGCATCGCTGTACTAGCGGGAGTGTCGCCAAGCCCCTCGCGTACCTGACGAGCCTTGCAGGCAAGGCCATACGGGGTGACTTCAACGCAGAGTGGAGCCCTACAGCGCCTGCTGCAACTCCGACGTCATCGCCAGCGGCCAGCGTGGTAGCACGGCCCACTCAGCCCGCCGTTCCCAAGCCGGCACCGACAGCGACTGCGATGCAGACAGCAAATTCCGCGCTGACCTCGCTGCAGGCCCTGCTTGACCCTCGACGCCGCGTGGAGCCCACCGATGAGTGA
- a CDS encoding single-stranded DNA-binding protein, whose amino-acid sequence MGTPVVWEGNVGNAAEHRSFANGNKDPRHMLRLNVMFDNSIPDGQGGYKDRGGFWANVEWWHQDAERFAALFQKGMRVVVIGRAIMDSWTDKQSGQEVSALKVEASRIAILPHRIEHVSLSGGGGGQRPTNQPLGQARSQTSGGQAQNVPQPSPEDMRHYGEGFDDDIPL is encoded by the coding sequence ATGGGTACACCAGTAGTTTGGGAAGGCAACGTCGGCAACGCTGCCGAGCACCGGTCGTTCGCCAACGGCAACAAAGATCCGCGGCACATGCTGCGACTCAATGTGATGTTCGACAACTCGATCCCTGATGGCCAGGGTGGCTACAAGGATCGTGGTGGCTTCTGGGCCAACGTCGAATGGTGGCACCAGGATGCCGAGCGGTTCGCAGCGCTGTTCCAGAAGGGCATGCGCGTTGTGGTGATTGGCCGCGCGATCATGGACAGCTGGACGGATAAACAAAGTGGCCAGGAGGTGTCTGCGCTCAAGGTCGAAGCCAGCCGGATCGCGATTCTTCCACATCGCATCGAGCACGTATCTCTGTCTGGCGGCGGCGGCGGTCAGCGTCCGACCAACCAACCGCTGGGTCAGGCGCGCAGTCAGACCAGCGGTGGCCAGGCTCAAAACGTGCCTCAGCCGAGCCCCGAGGACATGCGCCACTACGGCGAAGGCTTTGACGACGACATCCCTCTGTAG
- a CDS encoding DUF2857 domain-containing protein, with translation MSKSTLNEAVLSQLLDLMRNGQLQRCVEMGVEPEVLGQIQHPTVLSLLRNTPVSWVNVSINSSMILKLLTGAARTEEETRLIERAIRLGATTSLLGKFFGLTPQEIALQRTVIGVRAPRGRWPELSEDQDHHIWHRWTKLMDEHRVELEDSLAMLDVAMLVAEELSTDGLTLAQIWSRITQWVEQGLYPGSTERSRVTERRQLTLLDEGGLRHVDESGTASIHPGEGDQRR, from the coding sequence ATGTCCAAGTCAACACTTAACGAAGCGGTTCTCTCACAGCTGCTTGACCTCATGCGTAACGGTCAACTTCAGCGCTGTGTAGAGATGGGAGTTGAACCAGAGGTGCTGGGCCAGATCCAGCACCCAACAGTCCTCAGTTTGCTCCGCAATACCCCTGTTTCATGGGTCAACGTGTCAATCAACAGCTCAATGATCCTCAAGCTGCTGACCGGCGCCGCGCGTACAGAAGAGGAAACTCGGCTTATCGAGCGCGCGATCCGGCTGGGGGCCACGACCAGCTTGCTCGGCAAGTTCTTCGGGCTCACACCTCAAGAGATAGCCTTGCAGCGTACCGTCATTGGGGTGCGTGCCCCACGCGGTCGATGGCCAGAGCTCTCTGAAGATCAGGATCACCATATTTGGCATCGCTGGACCAAGTTGATGGATGAGCACCGCGTCGAGCTCGAGGACAGCTTGGCCATGCTCGACGTGGCCATGCTGGTTGCCGAGGAGCTGAGCACGGACGGTCTCACGCTTGCGCAGATCTGGTCACGGATCACTCAGTGGGTCGAACAAGGCTTGTATCCAGGCAGCACTGAACGCTCCCGAGTCACTGAGCGACGACAGCTCACCCTTTTGGATGAGGGCGGCCTACGTCATGTCGATGAAAGCGGCACCGCCTCTATCCATCCTGGAGAAGGCGATCAGAGAAGATGA
- the dnaB gene encoding replicative DNA helicase: MTDLSYSPPHSMEAEQGVLGGLMLDNEAWDLVGDLLQADDFFRGEHRLIFTAIQELSEKNSPFDVVTIFEQMAVPEEVGGLSYLAELAKNTPSVANIQSYAEIVRNRAHLRRIMSLCFQGTRDAAELAADAAEVQDTLEQKLFALGEGRVVREFANMNEALLSVVDKIDANFNGHVTVTGVPTGITDLDEMTRGLQPADLIIVGARPSMGKTSFCLSIVDAALNSKPDEIVLVFSMEMPTEALIYRMLAILGHIDLSRLLSGQLQDEDWPKLSAAVHRMSAYGNRLVIDDSANLTPAAMRAKVRRASRRFGRPCLIMADYLQLMRCPGQENRANEISEISRSLKGIAKEFNCPFVALSQLNRALEQRQNKRPVNADLRDSGAIEQDADIILFVYRDEVYNENTEFKGIAELIIGKQRQGPTGYVRAAFIANQTRFANLTADHWQGAAA; the protein is encoded by the coding sequence ATGACCGACCTGAGCTATTCACCTCCTCACTCCATGGAGGCCGAACAGGGCGTCCTGGGCGGGCTGATGCTGGACAACGAAGCCTGGGATCTCGTCGGTGACCTACTGCAGGCAGATGACTTCTTTCGGGGCGAACACAGGCTGATTTTCACCGCTATCCAAGAACTGTCAGAGAAAAACAGCCCTTTCGACGTGGTCACGATTTTCGAGCAGATGGCCGTCCCCGAGGAGGTTGGAGGACTTTCCTACCTGGCAGAGCTGGCCAAGAACACCCCGTCTGTAGCGAATATCCAATCGTATGCGGAGATCGTGCGTAATCGCGCACACCTTCGTCGCATCATGTCCCTGTGTTTCCAGGGGACACGGGATGCAGCTGAACTTGCTGCTGACGCGGCGGAGGTTCAGGACACGCTCGAGCAGAAGCTGTTCGCGCTGGGCGAAGGTCGCGTTGTACGTGAATTCGCCAACATGAACGAGGCACTGCTCTCTGTCGTCGACAAGATCGACGCGAATTTCAACGGTCATGTGACCGTAACGGGGGTGCCAACAGGCATCACCGATCTCGATGAAATGACGCGCGGCCTGCAGCCAGCAGACCTGATCATCGTCGGCGCGCGCCCATCCATGGGCAAGACCTCGTTCTGCTTGAGCATCGTAGATGCCGCGCTGAACAGTAAGCCTGACGAGATCGTGCTGGTTTTCAGCATGGAGATGCCTACCGAGGCCCTCATCTACCGAATGCTGGCAATTTTGGGCCACATCGACCTGAGCAGGCTCCTGTCCGGTCAGTTGCAGGACGAGGACTGGCCCAAACTCTCCGCCGCCGTGCATCGCATGAGCGCATACGGCAACCGTCTGGTCATCGATGACAGTGCAAACCTCACTCCTGCTGCGATGCGCGCCAAGGTTCGACGCGCTAGCCGGCGCTTTGGGAGGCCCTGCTTGATCATGGCGGATTACCTGCAACTCATGCGCTGCCCTGGGCAAGAGAACCGGGCCAATGAGATCAGCGAGATATCTCGTTCCCTCAAGGGAATCGCGAAGGAATTCAACTGCCCCTTCGTAGCTCTTTCTCAGCTCAACCGGGCTCTGGAGCAACGTCAGAACAAACGACCAGTCAACGCCGATCTGCGCGACAGCGGAGCGATCGAGCAAGACGCCGACATCATCCTCTTCGTGTACCGAGACGAGGTGTACAACGAAAACACCGAGTTCAAGGGGATTGCCGAGCTGATTATCGGCAAACAACGCCAAGGGCCTACGGGCTATGTACGCGCAGCCTTTATCGCCAACCAAACTCGCTTCGCAAACCTCACTGCTGACCATTGGCAAGGAGCTGCCGCATGA
- a CDS encoding ParB family protein, which produces MAATDLKAKLLAPGFTPTGTTAAMSDPIADTPLVLTVEQVLPWEDNPRTTRNPRYDELKESIRHRGLDTPPPVTRRPGEEKYRIRNGGNTRITILKELFQETGDERFQRINVLFRPWDQIRGEIVMLTGHLAEDLKGELKFIERAVAVGRAKALYEEESGETISQRELARRLSKDGYPISQSHISRMLDTLQFLLPAVPGLLYSGLGIDRITKIIALRKSALACWDKHYSNEGVDFEMLFQDVLAQFEGEAEEFLFQRFQDELIGTMKKSLQLGYEDILLEITQQQDKLRRSTPVVEVPSTGKSSNHPASLLGTGTASPVPVPASQQLPEATGSSPKPSQPPHQPAAPMPGASLTPEQEQERIAGHIASPTNLSQRVIETKAKVAALSGETLPDFNSNCLVAIPVQAGGLHPITDLWYIERQIDQPGELRNQVAQLAVEILESVNGPGDIQVIDGGIGFKYKQPETEVEVTATAQHTLTLLQSLSGAMAIALKMLNEQPNPASALGEFEFAAGLGQLLLGQPLGAEQAPGDEGRLSDGALVKLFRIIRLARRLIDLEIEEFKRSSPVQDN; this is translated from the coding sequence ATGGCCGCTACAGACCTCAAAGCCAAGCTTCTCGCTCCAGGCTTCACCCCTACAGGCACCACCGCGGCCATGAGTGACCCTATCGCGGACACCCCATTGGTGCTGACTGTCGAGCAGGTCCTCCCTTGGGAGGATAACCCTCGTACCACTCGCAACCCACGATACGATGAACTCAAGGAGTCGATCCGCCACCGTGGCCTCGACACCCCTCCGCCTGTAACACGCAGACCTGGAGAGGAAAAATACCGGATCCGCAACGGTGGGAACACGCGAATCACAATTCTGAAGGAGCTGTTCCAGGAAACTGGCGACGAAAGGTTTCAGAGGATTAATGTTCTGTTCCGCCCATGGGATCAGATCCGAGGCGAGATCGTGATGCTCACCGGTCACCTGGCCGAGGATCTCAAAGGTGAGCTCAAATTCATCGAGAGAGCTGTCGCGGTGGGTCGAGCGAAGGCGCTTTATGAGGAGGAAAGCGGCGAGACCATTTCCCAGCGCGAGCTCGCTCGACGCCTATCTAAAGATGGGTACCCTATTTCTCAGTCCCATATCAGCAGGATGCTGGATACCCTGCAATTTTTGCTGCCTGCAGTGCCTGGTTTGCTCTACTCCGGTCTCGGTATCGACCGGATCACGAAAATAATCGCGCTGAGAAAATCTGCATTGGCTTGCTGGGACAAGCATTACAGCAATGAAGGCGTTGACTTCGAAATGCTGTTCCAGGACGTCCTTGCCCAGTTCGAGGGAGAAGCGGAAGAATTCCTGTTCCAGCGCTTCCAGGACGAGCTCATCGGCACGATGAAAAAATCGCTGCAGCTCGGCTACGAGGACATTCTGCTGGAGATTACCCAGCAGCAGGATAAGCTCCGTCGCTCAACGCCAGTGGTAGAAGTGCCGAGTACCGGCAAGTCCAGTAATCATCCCGCCAGTCTTTTGGGTACTGGTACAGCTTCACCGGTACCGGTACCGGCATCGCAACAGCTACCTGAAGCTACTGGGAGTTCGCCGAAGCCTTCTCAGCCTCCCCACCAGCCAGCTGCTCCAATGCCGGGAGCTTCGCTCACACCAGAGCAAGAGCAGGAACGGATTGCAGGGCATATCGCGTCCCCAACGAACCTCAGCCAGCGGGTGATCGAGACAAAAGCGAAGGTTGCCGCCCTCAGCGGGGAAACGCTGCCCGATTTCAACTCGAACTGCCTGGTCGCCATCCCCGTGCAAGCCGGCGGACTGCACCCCATTACCGACCTCTGGTACATCGAGCGTCAGATTGACCAACCTGGCGAGTTGCGCAACCAGGTAGCCCAACTGGCCGTGGAGATCCTCGAATCTGTCAACGGCCCTGGCGATATCCAGGTAATCGATGGAGGGATCGGGTTCAAGTACAAACAGCCGGAGACCGAAGTTGAAGTCACTGCAACAGCTCAACATACGCTGACACTGCTTCAGTCATTGAGCGGTGCGATGGCTATCGCACTCAAGATGCTGAACGAGCAACCAAACCCTGCCAGTGCATTGGGCGAATTTGAGTTTGCTGCCGGCCTGGGCCAACTGCTGCTGGGCCAACCTCTGGGTGCTGAGCAGGCACCAGGTGACGAAGGTCGTTTGAGTGACGGTGCGCTGGTCAAGTTATTCCGCATCATTCGGCTGGCTCGACGCCTGATCGACTTGGAAATCGAAGAGTTCAAACGGTCCTCGCCAGTCCAGGACAACTGA
- a CDS encoding DUF3158 family protein has translation MEALQQGAFKPLQQGAYQALQQSASLKGLLKPFKGKGELIQLAEHCASLEAGLRAITQEVLAQVRQHPFALLPVRLIEQNTAAGTTFLRWQSVQGRRMGVGVWAQMIHAPKTPTHLLQDLFALEQHRITLNMQISLIHSIGKQAAECAEKMGQAEAEYQARLQQVMNPPQH, from the coding sequence ATGGAGGCCCTGCAACAGGGTGCCTTCAAACCGCTGCAACAGGGTGCCTATCAGGCGCTGCAACAGAGTGCCTCACTAAAAGGCCTTTTAAAGCCCTTTAAAGGTAAGGGGGAGCTGATCCAGTTGGCGGAGCATTGCGCATCGCTGGAGGCAGGGTTGCGCGCCATTACCCAGGAAGTGCTGGCCCAGGTCCGTCAACATCCATTCGCCCTGCTGCCCGTCAGGCTCATCGAGCAAAACACAGCGGCTGGCACAACCTTTCTTCGCTGGCAAAGCGTGCAAGGTCGGCGCATGGGTGTCGGCGTATGGGCCCAGATGATCCACGCCCCCAAAACACCAACCCACTTGCTGCAGGACCTGTTTGCCCTGGAGCAACACCGAATCACCCTGAACATGCAGATCAGCCTCATCCACTCAATCGGCAAACAGGCCGCCGAGTGCGCAGAAAAAATGGGGCAGGCCGAGGCCGAATATCAGGCTCGACTGCAGCAGGTCATGAACCCACCTCAACACTGA
- a CDS encoding prepilin peptidase gives MLLALSLIDSEHHLLPDSLVIPGLWAGLVLNSFGLFTVLQDALWGCVVGFGFFWSVSQLTGLITGRESIGRGDIKLLALMGAWGGLQVLGWTVVCSLLGAGLAAMLLILLGKRSTDARIPFGPFISAAGWSAFVILTH, from the coding sequence ATGCTTCTGGCTTTGAGCTTGATCGACAGTGAGCACCACCTACTGCCGGATTCGCTGGTAATACCAGGACTCTGGGCCGGCTTAGTCCTCAACTCCTTCGGACTGTTCACGGTACTGCAGGACGCTCTTTGGGGGTGTGTCGTTGGCTTTGGCTTCTTCTGGTCTGTGAGTCAACTAACCGGACTAATCACTGGCCGAGAAAGCATCGGTAGAGGCGACATTAAGCTGTTGGCATTGATGGGTGCGTGGGGTGGCCTACAGGTACTTGGCTGGACTGTAGTTTGCTCTCTGCTAGGTGCAGGTCTAGCCGCAATGCTTCTCATACTCCTGGGAAAGCGATCTACCGACGCAAGAATTCCATTTGGTCCGTTCATCTCCGCCGCAGGCTGGAGCGCATTTGTGATTCTAACTCATTGA